DNA sequence from the Sinomonas terrae genome:
CTCCCCGACGTCGACGCCCCGACCGCGACACTTCTCGCCTCCGTCGCGGCCGGACAATCCGTCCAGCTCGATGCGCTAGCCGCCGCAACGGGAGCGCCGGCTAGCGCCCAGTCTTCGGGATCCGCGAGTCCCACGCTGAGCGCGAGCGCTACGACAAGCAACGGGCCGACGCCGAGCACGGGGCCCTGCCCAAGCCCGACGGCCACAGCGAGCTACGGCGGAACGGGATTCTCAGGTGCCCTCGCGGCGGCAGAACGCGCCGAGTCCGCCGCTGTCTACCTGCTTCAGACGGCAATCGCGCGCACTCCGGCCGGGTCTCCCGACGCCGCCGCCCGCTCATCCGCACTCGACGCCCACCGCCGCCAGCTCGCGTCAGTCGACAGCCTTGCGGCAGCAGCATGCACAGCGCTCCCACCGCGCGACGCAGGCTTCGCCGTCCCGCCCAACTTCGCTTCCGACCCCTCGACCGCCCTCAAGGCCGTGGAGGGGTCGTCCGAGGAGGCATGGGCACAGCTTGTCGGAGAAGCGCCCGGGGCACGCCGAGGCGCCGCGGCGGCCGGCCTCGTGACCGCAGCCCGTTTGGCCGAAGCAGCTTCGCCGTCGGAGGCAACCGCCTTCCCCGGCGTGCCGACAGCCCAGTGAGACCAGACCAGTGAGGCCAGGGCAGTGAGGCCAAGGGCAGTGAGGCTAGGCTTGCTTCGCTGGCAGCGCCGTGGCTCGGGTGCCAGAGTTGAATCATGACGACGGAATCCACCACCGACCTCCACCCCGAGCCGCAGGGAGCTGACATTGCGGCAAAGCTCAACTGGCTTCGCGCCGGCGTCCTCGGAGCGAACGACGGCATCGTCTCCGTAGCCGCCGTCGTCGTCGGTGTCGCAGGTGTGACGACGAACAATGGCCCGATCCTCGCTGCCGGTATGGCGGCCCTCGCCGGCGGCGCCATCTCCATGGCCCTCGGCGAATACGTCTCGGTGAGCAGCCAGAGCGACAGCCAACGGCATCTCATCGCAAAGGAGCGGGACGAACTCCGCGACCAGCCCGAGGCCGAGTTCAAGGAACTCGTGGCGATGTACCGCCACAAGGGGCTCTCGGCCGAGACTGCAACGAAGGTCGCGGAGGAGCTCACGGAGAAGGATCCACTCCGGGCGCACCTCGACATCGAGCTCAACATCGATCCGGACGAGGTTGTGAGCCCGTGGCACGCGGCCATCGCCTCGGCGGTCTCGTTCCTGTGCGGCGCGGTGCTGCCCCTGCTGTCGATCCTGTTCTTCCCGGCAGCTATGCGCGTGTGGCTCACGTTCATCGTCGTGCTCGTCGCGCTGGCCATCACCGGGGCCGTCGGCGCGTGGATCGGTGGAGGGTCGAGGAGCCGGGCCTCCATCCGCGTCGTCATCGGCGGGGCGATAGCACTCGCGACCACCTACGCGCTCGGCAGTCTGCTCGGCACAACCGGGGCGGCCTGAGAAGAACCATGACAGCGACCGGTGTGCCCGCGGACCTCGTCTCGAGGTACTCCCGCACGCCCACCGGCCGAGCGTGGCTCGCGTCGCTTCCCGAGCGCCTCGAGAGCGGACTTCGACGCTGGGAGCTGGAGCTGGACCCGGAGGCGGGCCCATGGTCCGGTTTCGGAGCCCTTGTCGTCGCCGTTCGCCGCGACGGCGAACCGCTGGTCCTCAAACTCCCGTACCCCCATGAGGAAGCCGCTTCCGAGGCCGTCGCACTCAGGTTGTGGAGCGGCCGCGGCGCCGTTCGGCTGATTGCGGACGACGGCGACGGGTCCCTCCTGCTCGAACGGCTCGACGCGGGCCGGCGGCTTCAGGAGGTTCCGTTCCCTGAGGCCTACGCCGTATGGGGCGCCATCATGCGCAAGTTGACGGTCCCTGAGGACGACCGGCCCGACTGGGCGGCACTCGAGCGGCTCGACGCCCGCGCAGAGCACTGGAGCGACGAGCTGCCCGAGCGCTGGGAACGCCTCGAGCGCCCGTTTCCGCGCTGGCTCCTCGAGGAGGCACTCGATGTCTGCGCAACTCGAGGCACGGTGGGGCGGCGCGGCGGTCGGGACGTCCTCGTCCATACGGACCTGCACGGCATGAACGTCCTCGGCGATCTGGACGGCGGGTTCCGCGCCATCGATCCGCAGGCTGCCGTCGGAGAGGCGGAGTTCGCGGTTGCGCCCATGCTGTGGAACCGGCTCCCCGAACTCCGCCGGACGAACTCCGCGGACGCTCTGCTCGAACGCTGCTGGGAGCTTGCGGCCGCCGCGGGACTCGATGCTGAAGCCGCGCGAGCCTGGGCCGTGCTTCGCGAGGTGGAGAACGCCCTGTGGTATGCCGCGAAGCCCGGGCACCGCGGCGACCTCGAACGTTCGCTGTGGGTTGCAAGCGCCCTCTGCTCCCGGCTGCTGCCAGGCCTCCCCGCGGCCTCGGAGCTCAAGCGCCTGAGCTGAGCTGTTCAGGCTGGCCCACTCAGCCCAGCCCAGTCAGCCCAGCCCGTTCAGGCGAAGTTCTCGTTCCATACGTCAATGCCCAATTTCACGGCGAGGGCTGCCACGACGATGAGGAACACCCAGCGGATGAACCGGTTGCCGCGCGCCACCGCCATGCGCGCCCCGACATAGCCTCCGCACATGTTGGCAGCGCCGACCACGAGCCCGACGCCCCAGAGCAGGGCGCCGCTCGGCGCGAACAGCAGAAGGGCCCCAATGTTCGTGGCCATGTTGACGATCTTCGCCTTGGCGCTCGCCTCGAGGAACGCGTATCCCATCCCGGAGACGAGCGCAATGACGAGGAACGAGCCGGTTCCGGGCCCGATGAGCCCGTCGTAGAAGCCGATGACGAGGCCCAACCCGCAGGCCGCGGCGAAATGCCGGCGCCCTTTGAGCCTGAGCTCGGTGTACTGCCCGAGTTGCGGCCTGAAGACGGTGAGGAGCGCGACGGCGATGATCGCGCCCAGGATGATCGGCTTGAACACTCGGGCGGGCAGCAGCGAAGCGAGTTCGGCGCCGCCGAAGGCGCCGGCCAGAGCCACGAGCGCCATCGGGATGGCGGTGCGCAAGTCGGGGCGCACCCGGCGGGCATACGTCAAGGCGCTTGTGCTGGTGCCGAAGACGGAGCCCATCTTGTTGGTCGCGAGCGCCTGGACGGGCGTGATTCCGGGCAGCGCGAGCATGGCCGGGAGCTGGATCAGGCCTCCCCCGCCCACGACCGCGTCGACCCAGCCCGCGGCGAACCCGGCGAGGATGACGAGGACGAGCGTGAGAGGGTTGAGCAGCTCGAAGCCGCTGTGCACGGACGCGGACTAAGCGTCGTCGCGTACGGCGCGCACGACGTGGTCGGCGACGTCGGCCACGGGAACGTCCTCAGCCCTGCCGGACCGCCGATCCTTGACCTCGAGCGTGCCGCTCGCGAGGCCCTTGCCCACGGCCACGATGGTCGGGACGCCGATGAGCTCGGCATCGCCGAACTTGACGCCCGGCGAAACCTTTGGCCGGTCGTCGAGCATGACGGTCAGCCCGCGGGACTCGAGCTCGGCCGCGAGGCGCTCGGCTTCGGCGAAGATCTCCTCGCCCCGGCCGACGGCGACGACGTGGACGTCGGCTGGCGCGACGGCGCGCGGCCAGATGAGCCCCCGGTCATCGTGGTTCGACTCGGCGAGGGCCGCGACCGCGCGGGTGACCCCGATGCCGTACGAGCCCATCGTCACCGTGACCTGCTTGCCGTTGGCATCGAGGACCTTGAGCTCGAGGGCCTCCGCGTACTTGCGGCCGAGCTGGAAGATGTGCCCCATTTCGATCCCGCGGGCGGTCTCAAGCGGGCCCGAGCCGTCCGGGGACTCGTCGCCCTCGCGCACTTCGGTGCACTCGATGACGCCGTCCCACCCGAAGTCCCGCCCAGCGACGAGGCCGTACACGTGCTTGCCGGGCTGGTTCGCGCCCGTGATCCAGCGGGTACCGGGGACGACGCGCGGATCCACGAGGTAGAGGAGTCCGGACTTCCCCTCGAGGCCGAGGAGCGCATCCTCAGTATCGAGGCCAGGGCCAAGATAGCCCTTGACGATGAGGGGCTGCGACTTGAGGTCCTCTTCGTTGGCGGCCTCGAGGCCGATCTCCCCGGCGACGGGAAGGAAGGCGCCGATGTTCGCTTCGACGCGCTTGAGGTCGACGGCGCGGTCCCCCGGCACGCCGATGACGACGAGCTGCTTCTCCCCCGTCGGGAGCTTGACGGTGAGGACGACGTTCTTGAGCGTGTCAGCGGCAGTCCATGCTCGCTCGGCGTTCGGGAAGATGCTCTGCGAGGCAGCGACGAGCGTGTCGATCGTCGGGGTATCCGGGGTGTCCAAGACCTGCGCAGGGGGCGCATCGGTGTAGTCCACAGCGTCCGGGACGACGGTCGTGACGGCCTCGACGTTGGCCGCGTAGCCGCCCGCGGAGCGCACGAACGTGTCCTCGCCGATCTCGGTCGGGTGCAGGAACTCCTCGCTCTTCGAGCCTCCCATGGCCCCCGCCGTCGCCTTGACGGGCACGATCTCGAGACCGAGCCGCGCGAAGATCCGGAGGTAAGCCTCGCGGTGCGCCGCGTAGCTCGCATCGAGGCCTTCGTCATCGACGTCGAACGAATAGGAGTCCTTCATGATGAACTCGCGCCCACGGAGGAGACCAGCCCGGGGGCGGGCCTCGTCGCGGTACTTGTTCTGGATCTGATAGAGGCTCAGCGGGAGGTCCTTGTACGAGGAGTACAGGTCCTTCACGAGGAGCGTGAACATCTCCTCGTGCGTGGGCGCGAGGAGGTAGTCGCCGTCCTTGCGGTCCTTGAGCCTGAAGATGCTCTCGCCGTACTCCGTCCAGCGGTTTGTCGCCTCGTAGGGCTCCTTCGGCAGGAGGGCCGGGAAGTGGACCTCCTGAGCACCGATCGCGGACATCTCCTCACGGATGATCTGCTCGACCTTGTGCAGCACCGCGAGCCCGAGCGGGAGCCATGTATAGATGCCGGGCGCCGCGCGGCGGATGTAGCCGGCACGGACGAGCAGCTTGTGGCTGGCCACCTCGGCGTCGGCCGGGTCCTCGCGGAGGGTTCGGAGGAACAGGGTGGAGAGTCGCAGGACCACGTGCGGCATCCGTTCTGACTGTGAGCTCGACTGGCTCGAGGTGGGAAAGGTCAGCTACCAATGTAGCCCAGTCGTGACGCTGAATATGCCCTCAGCGCCCCGTTCGGCGTCCACCATGTAGTGGGTCACGAAGGGATAGTGCCCCGCCTCCGGGAAAGTGAGGTCCACATAGCCGCCCTGCCCCGGTGCGAGGTCCATTGCCTGTGAGGCGCCCGACCCGGGAGCGAGCCTGAAGGCTCCCTCGGCCCAGACTGTGGTGAACTGACCGCCCACGACGTGGAACGACGTCGGCCGGTCGGGCCCCGCGTCGAGGACCCAGACGCGGATCGGCTGGCCCGCCTCGGCCTGAATCGGCGCCTGCTTGTACTGGTCTGCGTAGCCGTTGAAGACGACAGCATCTGGCTTCTCCGCCGCGATCTTCGCGGGATCCGCCGAACCCGGCTGCCCGCCTGAGCCGTCGGTTGGCTGGCCGTAGTAGAGCTCGCTCTGGACGAGGACGAACTGCTGTGCAACCGGCGGGGCGTCGGGCGGGTCGATGACGACGGCGCCGAACATCCCGTTCGCGATGTGCAGCGACATCGGCATGGTGTCGCAGTGATAGAGCCAGATCCCGGGCGCGGTGGCCGTGAACGCGTAGGTGCCGGTGTTCCCCGGGGCGATGGTGCTCATGGGTCCGTCCGGCGCGAGCGATCCGGCGTGGAAGTCGATCGAATGGCCCATCGACGCGTGGTTGACGAGCGTGATCTCGAACCGATCTCCCACGTGCCCGTGAAGAATCGGGCCCGGGGCCGTGCCGTTGTAGGTCCAGAAGTCCTGCGTCACTCCGGGAGCGACGGCCCGCACGGTGTCCTGCACGGTGAGGGTGATCCGGTGCACCGTCCCTGGAAGGGCCGGCGGCAGCGCGGCGGGGTAGGGCGTGAAGGGTTGAGCGGCCTCGTTGATAGCCGGGTTGGCAGCCGGGGCCTCCCCCACATTGATCCTGAACGTCATGCCCATCTCCTTGTGCCCGACGACGGAGCACCACCCGTCGAGCCCTGTTGAGATGATTCCCGCATCGAAGTCGCTCGTCCCCTCCGGAGCCACGCGCTCGGAAGCCTTGCCATTGGCAAGGGTGAGATCGTGCGGGGTCGGGTCCAGATTGTGCAGATGCACGACGAGATGCTCTCCCGCCTGAACCGTGACGGATGCGGGGCTGAAGTGCATCCCGGACATCGTCACGTTCACAGTCGTCGTGTGCCCCGTCGGCTTCACCGACACATTGCCGGACGAAGCGCCTCCGCCACCCTCGGCGATGGACACAGCGGATGGATCCGCCGCGACTCCCGCCACCACAGCCGCGAGCAGGAGCGCGAGCCCGATCGCCCCCGAGCCGTACCGGGTCCGCGCCTCCATCGCAGCGGTTGGCTTACTGGGCGCCTTGCCACCTCGCGCTGTCCTCTCACCTGCTGTCAGCTCCCCGGCTGTCCGTTCCGCTGCTGTCAGCTCCGCTGCTGTCCGCTCCGCTGCTCGCACGACGAGCCACAGGGCCTTGACGACGAGCCAGAGGAACGCGCACAGCGCGATGAGGCCGACGGCCGCTGCGGCGACGCGCACAGTGCTGGGTACGGGAAGGACATAGAGGAGGACCGCGCCGTTGGCGGCCACCACCCGGAACCAAGCTGCGCCGTCGAGTGCCTCGGTCCGGAGCCGCACCGCCGCCGGGCCACCGCCGAGCACGACCGGCAGGAGGTAGGCCAGCGCGCCGAGGAGCACCTGCGCGGCGAATCCGGCGACGAGCACTGGCGTCAGCTCACCGAGCGCCCCATGCAGCGCCATCCAGTCGG
Encoded proteins:
- a CDS encoding aminoglycoside phosphotransferase family protein, translating into MTATGVPADLVSRYSRTPTGRAWLASLPERLESGLRRWELELDPEAGPWSGFGALVVAVRRDGEPLVLKLPYPHEEAASEAVALRLWSGRGAVRLIADDGDGSLLLERLDAGRRLQEVPFPEAYAVWGAIMRKLTVPEDDRPDWAALERLDARAEHWSDELPERWERLERPFPRWLLEEALDVCATRGTVGRRGGRDVLVHTDLHGMNVLGDLDGGFRAIDPQAAVGEAEFAVAPMLWNRLPELRRTNSADALLERCWELAAAAGLDAEAARAWAVLREVENALWYAAKPGHRGDLERSLWVASALCSRLLPGLPAASELKRLS
- a CDS encoding proline--tRNA ligase, whose product is MVLRLSTLFLRTLREDPADAEVASHKLLVRAGYIRRAAPGIYTWLPLGLAVLHKVEQIIREEMSAIGAQEVHFPALLPKEPYEATNRWTEYGESIFRLKDRKDGDYLLAPTHEEMFTLLVKDLYSSYKDLPLSLYQIQNKYRDEARPRAGLLRGREFIMKDSYSFDVDDEGLDASYAAHREAYLRIFARLGLEIVPVKATAGAMGGSKSEEFLHPTEIGEDTFVRSAGGYAANVEAVTTVVPDAVDYTDAPPAQVLDTPDTPTIDTLVAASQSIFPNAERAWTAADTLKNVVLTVKLPTGEKQLVVIGVPGDRAVDLKRVEANIGAFLPVAGEIGLEAANEEDLKSQPLIVKGYLGPGLDTEDALLGLEGKSGLLYLVDPRVVPGTRWITGANQPGKHVYGLVAGRDFGWDGVIECTEVREGDESPDGSGPLETARGIEMGHIFQLGRKYAEALELKVLDANGKQVTVTMGSYGIGVTRAVAALAESNHDDRGLIWPRAVAPADVHVVAVGRGEEIFAEAERLAAELESRGLTVMLDDRPKVSPGVKFGDAELIGVPTIVAVGKGLASGTLEVKDRRSGRAEDVPVADVADHVVRAVRDDA
- a CDS encoding DUF4439 domain-containing protein; amino-acid sequence: MSSDTVPSTPSTPPSDSSGSSTPPGGPSGNTPRTRPWRYWALGAAAILVALGSATLVAIQAPQPASPSKSEAALHAAHEDALRLASLAHSAAGSSTASGAQAALSTAATVLDRQAAVLGGPPPQGTPGAATPTGPAAVGTAPVSTTPTPPAATPPPMSDTANPTSVTGSPFNVTGSAAAGTVQAKDLAAGLASSVQARLAALPDVDAPTATLLASVAAGQSVQLDALAAATGAPASAQSSGSASPTLSASATTSNGPTPSTGPCPSPTATASYGGTGFSGALAAAERAESAAVYLLQTAIARTPAGSPDAAARSSALDAHRRQLASVDSLAAAACTALPPRDAGFAVPPNFASDPSTALKAVEGSSEEAWAQLVGEAPGARRGAAAAGLVTAARLAEAASPSEATAFPGVPTAQ
- a CDS encoding sulfite exporter TauE/SafE family protein; protein product: MHSGFELLNPLTLVLVILAGFAAGWVDAVVGGGGLIQLPAMLALPGITPVQALATNKMGSVFGTSTSALTYARRVRPDLRTAIPMALVALAGAFGGAELASLLPARVFKPIILGAIIAVALLTVFRPQLGQYTELRLKGRRHFAAACGLGLVIGFYDGLIGPGTGSFLVIALVSGMGYAFLEASAKAKIVNMATNIGALLLFAPSGALLWGVGLVVGAANMCGGYVGARMAVARGNRFIRWVFLIVVAALAVKLGIDVWNENFA
- a CDS encoding VIT1/CCC1 transporter family protein; this encodes MTTESTTDLHPEPQGADIAAKLNWLRAGVLGANDGIVSVAAVVVGVAGVTTNNGPILAAGMAALAGGAISMALGEYVSVSSQSDSQRHLIAKERDELRDQPEAEFKELVAMYRHKGLSAETATKVAEELTEKDPLRAHLDIELNIDPDEVVSPWHAAIASAVSFLCGAVLPLLSILFFPAAMRVWLTFIVVLVALAITGAVGAWIGGGSRSRASIRVVIGGAIALATTYALGSLLGTTGAA
- a CDS encoding multicopper oxidase domain-containing protein; amino-acid sequence: MTGRAVWHRWANLPTLGWLGAVVVLSLAHRQFPGSAWLLVHLTVLGAVTNAIMVYSWHFSEALLRLPVRSRRPLAARLILLNAGSAAAMAGVVLAVWPLTVGGAAAVGGASAWHGAAILGRARRALPSRFASTVRYYLASCALLPFGAAAGAALASMDDGAPGELHARILVAHESLNVLGWVGLAVLGTLVTLLPTMLRTRADDAAEPTSRRALWLLLAGVLAAAAGALAGEQWLTALGIGAYLAGVVVSSGPLVRTVVRKAPVHFAPLSAMASILWLVVALVRLLVLCVTEPDWMALHGALGELTPVLVAGFAAQVLLGALAYLLPVVLGGGPAAVRLRTEALDGAAWFRVVAANGAVLLYVLPVPSTVRVAAAAVGLIALCAFLWLVVKALWLVVRAAERTAAELTAAERTAGELTAGERTARGGKAPSKPTAAMEARTRYGSGAIGLALLLAAVVAGVAADPSAVSIAEGGGGASSGNVSVKPTGHTTTVNVTMSGMHFSPASVTVQAGEHLVVHLHNLDPTPHDLTLANGKASERVAPEGTSDFDAGIISTGLDGWCSVVGHKEMGMTFRINVGEAPAANPAINEAAQPFTPYPAALPPALPGTVHRITLTVQDTVRAVAPGVTQDFWTYNGTAPGPILHGHVGDRFEITLVNHASMGHSIDFHAGSLAPDGPMSTIAPGNTGTYAFTATAPGIWLYHCDTMPMSLHIANGMFGAVVIDPPDAPPVAQQFVLVQSELYYGQPTDGSGGQPGSADPAKIAAEKPDAVVFNGYADQYKQAPIQAEAGQPIRVWVLDAGPDRPTSFHVVGGQFTTVWAEGAFRLAPGSGASQAMDLAPGQGGYVDLTFPEAGHYPFVTHYMVDAERGAEGIFSVTTGLHW